Proteins from one Elephas maximus indicus isolate mEleMax1 chromosome 12, mEleMax1 primary haplotype, whole genome shotgun sequence genomic window:
- the LOC126087525 gene encoding insulin receptor substrate 1-like, which produces MKLGGGVPTATPESKSADVPLGPPLPWPCPADVRLCGHLRKQKSHRRRFFVLRVDPPRLECYGSEQKFRASCGKSARPKLSVSLEGACTISKRADVRQRHLIFLYTRDSSLGVAAASEAEQQAWYTALLEVRAATAAAGPSSFEDPFQDVWPVTLRPKGLGRTRGLGSGGYRLCLGSGTLSLLRKPEGRSSGDIQAPPALLLPLLSVRRCGHADSFFFLELGRSAPMGPGELWLQAPDAVAAQSIHETVLASMKRLAGGGAGGRVDPMPRGPPTCASRPSVPQLYETQASAAQSGGLSRRRCLGERSEQTTLKTLTRLGPAASYPQGLERGRGYITVGARSDYEPMGGGEASGYVVMAPPRNHPGPPPAANAAPRPPLWAWGGTEYEPMSRFPPGSSSSTSLPRSYKPGTVEPGLELQSTHHGVGGSLGLAGAQPRSKPLSELAGEYVRIGYAAPDYVAMGTARPKPSDGRLNYVDLDLVPPQEEGGDAPATGTDRPHSYARIAFQKLWEASSSCSVTREPQVGRDPSPCCC; this is translated from the exons ATGAAGCTCGGAGGTGGCGTCCCCACGGCGACCCCAGAGTCCAAGTCCGCCGACGTGCCCCTCGGCCCGCCGCTGCCCTGGCCCTGCCCGGCTGACGTGCGGCTCTGCGGCCACCTTAGGAAGCAGAAGTCCCATCGCCGCCGCTTCTTCGTGCTCCGCGTCGACCCGCCGCGCCTCGAGTGTTACGGGAGCGAGCAGAAGTTCCGCGCCAGCTGCGGCAAGTCAGCGCGGCCCAAGCTCAGCGTGAGCTTGGAGGGCGCGTGCACCATCAGCAAGCGCGCGGACGTGCGCCAGCGCCACCTGATCTTCCTCTACACGCGCGACAGCAGCCTGGGCGTGGCAGCGGCCAGCGAGGCGGAGCAGCAGGCGTGGTACACCGCCCTGCTCGAGGTGcgcgccgccaccgccgccgccg GTCCTAGCTCCTTCGAAGATCCGTTTCAGGACGTCTGGCCCGTGACGCTGCGTCCCAAGGGGCTGGGGCGGACACGAGGCCTGGGCAGCGGCGGCTACCGCCTATGTCTGGGTTCGGGGACACTGAGCCTGCTGCGGAAGCCCGAGGGCAGAAGCTCCGGGGACATCCAGGCACCTCCGGCCCTGCTCCTGCCCCTGCTCAGCGTGCGCCGCTGCGGCCACGCAGACTCCTTCTTCTTCCTGGAGCTCGGGCGCTCGGCGCCCATGGGTCCCGGGGAATTGTGGCTGCAGGCACCCGATGCTGTGGCGGCCCAAAGCATTCATGAGACCGTCCTAGCCTCCATGAAGCGACTCGCGGGCGGTGGTGCAGGCGGCAGGGTTGACCCAATGCCAAGGGGGCCCCCGACGTGCGCCTCCAGACCCTCTGTTCCCCAACTTTATGAGACCCAGGCCTCCGCGGCCCAATCAGGCGGCTTGAGCCGTCGGCGGTGTTTGGGTGAGAGGAGCGAGCAAACCACCCTCAAGACCCTGACCAGGCTGGGGCCGGCAGCCTCGTACCCCCAGGGGTTGGAGCGGGGCAGAGGCTACATAACCGTGGGAGCCCGGAGTGACTATGAGCCCATGGGGGGCGGCGAAGCCAGCGGCTACGTGGTGATGGCGCCCCCGCGCAATCACCCGGGCCCTCCGCCTGCCGCCAACGCTGCTCCTCGCCCGCCGCTCTGGGCCTGGGGGGGTACGGAATACGAGCCCATGAGCCGTTTTCCACCAGGGTCCTCTTCCTCGACCTCCCTGCCCCGTTCCTACAAGCCCGGGACCGTGGAACCTGGACTTGAGCTCCAGAGCACCCATCATGGCGTCGGAGGCAGCCTGGGACTGGCGGGCGCTCAGCCCCGCTCGAAGCCGCTGTCCGAGCTCGCCGGGGAGTACGTGCGCATCGGGTACGCGGCCCCCGACTACGTGGCAATGGGCACTGCCAGGCCGAAGCCCTCCGACGGCCGCCTCAACTACGTGGACCTCGACCTGGTCCCGCCTCAGGAGGAGGGCGGCGACGCCCCTGCGACCGGCACCGACCGCCCGCACAGCTACGCGCGCATTGCGTTCCAGAAGCTCTGGGAAGCGTCG AGTTCGTGCAGCGTCACTAGAGAGCCTCAGGTCGGCCGTGACCCCTCACCCTGCTGCTGCTGA
- the SAP25 gene encoding histone deacetylase complex subunit SAP25 codes for MGWGSCWQVWTVPLALGTLWHCHWVQGNIQTCRGKAVNGESLPSPSHPSPQLQSVSPSWTLRKQLPPGSPPGLAAEQSPGTPGPLSPQMAWDVAPSRMTPLPPWDPNYEAEGPQQWGASSGSGASFSGRTLCHPSFWPLYEAASGRGLRPLAPTTGHQNGVAGFPVLCCEDVFLSDPLLPSGHRIPLYLAEAPQQVMSSLQLLLPPPIMSTWVVPTRSAGRSTAWLSRSELIALTGLLQMSQGEPRPSSSVPPIPGADSSDLVSGDPDSTGGPSCPHVPDPSLPRTPDTHSP; via the exons ATGGGGTGGGGGAGTTGCTGGCAGGTATGGACCGTCCCCCTGGCACTAGGCACCCTTTGGCACTGCCACTGGGTTCAAGGAAATATTCAGACCTGTAGGGGGAAGGCTGTGAATGGAGAATCTCTGccctccccatcccaccccagccctcagctccagtCTGTAAGTCCTTCCTGGACCCTGAGGAAGCAGCTGCCACCCGGCAGTCCCCCAGGCCTGGCTGCTGAGCAGTCCCCAGGAACCCCAG GTCCTCTTTCCCCCCAGATGGCTTGGGATGTGGCCCCATCAAGGATGACCCCACTACCACCCTGGGACCCTAACTATGAGGCTGAAGGACCACAGCAGTGG GGGGCCAGCAGTGGGTCAGGCGCCTCCTTCTCAGGCCGGACTTTGTGTCATCCGTCATTCTGGCCACTGTATGAGGCAGCCTCTGGCAGGGGCCTCAGGCCCCTGGCCCCcacaacagggcatcagaatgGAGTTGCAG GGTTCCCGGTGCTGTGCTGTGAAGATGTCTTTCTCTCAGACCCTCTGCTGCCCAGTGGGCACCGTATTCCCCTGTACCTGGCTGAGGCCCCTCAGCAG gTGATGAGCTCATTACAGCTGCTGCTCCCACCCCCTATTATGTCCACCTGGGTTGTCCCCACCCGATCTGCTGGCCGCTCCACCGCCTGGCTCAGCCGATCTGAGCTGATTGCCCTCACTGGCCTCCTGCAGATGAGCCAGGGGGAGCCGAGACCCAGCTCCTCGGTGCCCCCCATACCTGGTGCTGACTCCTCAGATCTCGTCTCTGGTGACCCAGACTCCACTGGTGGCCCCAGCTGTCCTCACGTCCCAGACCCATCTCTCCCACGGACCCCAGACACCCATTCACCATAG